The Gordonia mangrovi genome includes the window GTGCAGCTCGGTGCCGGCGAGTTTCATGTCGGCGCGGGCGAGTTGGTTGGTGTGCTCCACCGCGTCGGTGATGATCGTCGGGTTGATCTGCGCCGGGTCGATCTTCTTGCGCACCCACTGCTGGGTCTGTTTCTGCACCGCCGCCTCGCGCAGCGGTGTCAGGTCGAGCCCGCCCACCTCGGTTGCCGGGTTGTCGCCGGTGATCGCGGCGAAGTTCACTCCCATGGCGGTGGTCGGAATCCCGGCGGGCAGACACAGCCGCACGAGGTGGAACGCGCTGGGGTCGGCGACGTCGGCGAGGGCACCATAGATGCCGAGCCCGGCACGGTCGGGCAGAGCGTGGGTGGCCGCGCGGATGCATCGGAGTTCGTTGTCCAGAACGGTCCGGATCGTCGGGAGCAGCGGCGATTCGCCGTCGGCTCGTCGTGCACCCATCTCGACCAGCAGCCGATAGAAGTCGGCGTCGGCCACCGCCTCGTCGGACGAGACCGGGGCGATCGCGGCCACGAGTTCGGCGGCGATCCGCCAGTCGCTCTGCCCGTTCAGCGCGGCCCGGAGGCGATCGCGGATCGGCACCGTGCGGTCGCCGTCGTCACCGCCAGTGTCATCGCCGCCGGAGAACAGCAGTTCCCGATACATGGTCTCGTGGCGCACGTACAGCAGCATGGCCAGACACCGATAGAGCACGTCCTTGCTGCGCACCAGGTCCGCAGAGGCCGCGTGCCCGAGTGCCTGGACCCAGGCGACCAGCAGCACCGCGGTGTCGGCGAGGCCGTCGACATCACCGCTGATGAAGGTTTCGCGGGCGGCGTCACTGCCGGTGTCATCGCCGAAACCGACATACAGCGCGGTGATCTCCGCGGCGACCACCGTCGGATCGGGTCGCTTGTCGGGGAGGTCGACGCCACCGAACGGCGGCACACAGAAGTGCTCGCGCGGATTGCGGAGCAGGTCGGCGACGGCCGGGATGTCGCGTCCGATCCGGGCCTCGAGGTAGCCGGGCAGCCAGGAGGCGATATCTGCCGGTCGGTCGGCGTCGAGGACACCGGCCAACGACGTCAGCCGGTGTGCGATCGACGCACATCGCTCGTTGTACTCCTGGACGGCGACGATCTCGTCGTCGGCGGTCTCGGTGCGGGTGCGCAATGCCATCGACGCCCGGATGACCTGCACCCAGTCGACGCCGGTGTCGGCGTCGCGCAGCCGCCGCAGCATGCTCTGCCGGTCGGTCGGCACGCCACCGTCGGTGGTGGGGTCGAAGCGGACATCGTCGGGCAGCATCGTCGGATATGTGGCGGCGGGCGGCTGCGGGTCCAGGTAGAGCAGGTGTCGGTGTGATTCCTCGGTGGCGGTGGCGCGCTGGATGGCCCGCAATGCCCGGCCGATCGGGATGTTGTCGAACACCCCGCCGTCGACGACGTCGAACCGGTCGCAATCACGGCCGAGCCGCTCGCAGCCGCCGGCCGATCGCGCGGATCGCGCGTACGGGAAGACCGGCGCCATGTTCCACACCCGGTTGCGCTCGACCCAGCGCTGCCAGTCGATCGGTTCGAGCCGGAACCAACCGGTGATCGTCCGGATGGTCAGCCGAATCCGTCCGACGCCGCGTTCGTCGCCGGCATTGGTGCGGCGCACCCCGTCGGCGGACGCCCCGGTGACCGAGTGCACCGACGCCGGCTCGAAGGCCCCCGGGAACGACGAGGTGGCGCGCGCGGCCAACGCCATCCGGCCGAGGCTGCGGGCGCGTTGAACCGCCGAGTCGGCCAGCGTCTCGTCGCTGATGCCCGGGATGGTCGAGAATCGGGTGCGCAGACCACCGGGCCGCCGCATGAAGGTGAATCCGGCCTGGTTGCTGAGGCCGGGTTCCTGAGGGTCCGGCAGGACGGTCGCGGCGAGTTCCACCGTCAGCCGCTCCACCGCGGTCTGTTCGGTCCGGTCGGCGTGGGTGGCGGCCTCGGCGATCTCGGCCAGGGTGTCGGCGGCGATCGTGAGGAACTGGTCGTCGCCGCGCAGGATCGACGACACCCGTGCGACGCCCGGCCGGCGCAGCAGATCCCACAGCCCGCCGCGGTCCTTCCACATCCGCAGGACGATGTCGTCGGTGGCCACGCCGTAGGACTGGGCGAGCGCGAAGAGGATGGCATTCAGGCCGCCGGCGCTGGCACCGGCGAGGATGTCGAATTCGACGTGGTCGTAGCCGGCCTCGCGCACCATCCGCCGGTAGACCTCGGCACGGCGATTCCGCGCGATGCGGCGCGGGCAGGCCGCTCGGGCGTCGGCGGGGCATCGGTCGTCGGGACACACCGGGTCGGCGTCGGTGTCGAGCAGCGCGCGCCGCAACACGTCGAATTCGGCGACCGCGCCCCCAATCCACACGGCCATGCTGACCCCGCCGCGCATGGCGAGCGCGATGCGCAGGGTGGGGCGCCGGCCGTCGGCCGCGTCGGTGTCGGCACGAGAGGTCGTCATCGGGGCCTCGATCGGGAGTTCGGGATCGGTGCCTCATGGTGGCAACAACCCGGGGCCCAGATCTGCCCCGACCTGATCTCGGGGCGGTTCTGTTACCGAAATGAGCGAACCGCGCAACCCTGGTTCGTTCGGTCGGATGACGTCGGTAGGCTCAGCCGGCGACCCGAGTTGGCTCACGTTGGTGTCCAACCCCGTGAAACCTCTGCCCAAGTCGGTGAGAGTGGGTCGACGGGGTGGCGGCGGCTGTCCCAGATGACGCCGGAGCGCTGCGCCATCGCCGATGGTGTCGTGCCGGCGCGCTGACGTGTCATCTGGGTCAGCCGTATCGACCGGGTCGGCGGTATTCCGCTCGCCGGCGTGGCCGCGGCGAGGTCTGGTTGTAAATTCCGTTGCAGCACACCACCGGTCGGTATCCGCGTTGGGCTGCCGGGCGGAAATGACCGCTGCCGTGGGGTTGTCGATGTCGGATCTTGCGCTCGGCTCCGGGCGGCCCGGACCGGGTTGGTGTCCACCGGGCACTGTAGCGCCCCAGGTCACAGCCGTGCGGGCCGCAGAATCCGGAGATCTGAGCCAACACGGGTGTTACCGAAATGTGCGAACCGCGCGACCCCGGTTCGTTCGATCAGATGATGCCGGTGGGGCTCAGCCGGCGAGTCGCCCCGGGCGCCGGACGGCGCCATCGCACGGCTGGGCAGCCGGCGCGTTGGCCCGGCCGACACTGGCCGCGATCTCGTTGATCGTGGTGTAACCGTCCTCAATCGCACGGACGAGTAGCGCGATCTTGGTGGTGGCCGGACGCCCGGCGGCACGATATTTGCCGCGGATGCGCACCAGATGTGTCCGGACCGTCGCGTCGGTGATGAACAGGTCTCGGGCGATCTCGCGCATGGGGCGGTCGGCGACCCATCGGACCAGTACGTCGACCTCGCGGTCGCTCAGCACAGGGGATGAATAGTGTTCCCGGACAATTGCGTTCGTCATCATTGGTTCCTCACACGCGCATGGCTGCCATACATCAAACTAGGTTATGCCGACACATTCGGCCAGACGCATGTTTCGGTGCCCCCAGGACTGGGGTGACAGTTAGTTGTACGAACGGATGCCGCCGGTCTTGTCGATCTCCGAGCGCACGCTGCTGCCGTCGGGGCGGCGATGCAGCACGGAGGCTGCGATGGAACCGTGTGGCGGCGCGACCCGCACGAACACCTGTCCGGTGCGCGCGGCGGCGAGCACCGAGCCGGCGAGATCACGCACCGCCGAGGCCACCCGCGAGTCGATCGGATCGGTGCCCTCGCCGTCGGGGCGGGCGCCGGAGTCGTCGATGAACACCACCTCCACGCCGTGGGCCCGGGCGCGGTAGGCCGGCTCCTCGAGGTCGAGTGCCGTCATCAGCGGCGCGCGCAGCCGGTCGCGCAGATGCGCCTCGAGCAATGCGCACTGGATGCGTTCGTCATCGGTCAGCGGTGCCCCGGACGCGATGCGTTCGAGCATCGGCCGCGCGAGGCTGTCGAGGAAGGCGACCTGATGGGCGCGTTCCTCGTCGGCGGCCGTGTCGGCGGACAACCGCGCGACCTGGGTGATGGTCTGGGACCGCAGAGCGAACACCGCCCGTGCGGTCGGGCGCAGCGTCAAGGAGAAGAGCGTGCCCATGATCAGTGGCGCCAGGTTGATGGCGACCATCCGCAATGCCTCGACCGGAGATTGTCCGAGGGACTCGGCCCAGAACGCGTACACGGCGGAGGCTGCGAGGAATCCGAGCCACGGGGCGACGAGGCGTCCGCGCACGCACATGAAGCAGTAGACCGCGGTGATCCCGCTGTGTGCCCACATCACCATCAACGATGAGGTCCACGGGACGCCCGGACCCGCCGTGGCCCACAATGCGCACGCGCAGGCGACCGGTCCGGCCGCTGCGAGCGCGATCGTGGTCCCCCGCGGCAGCGGATCGCCGGGGACCTGCAGGATGGCCACCACCGCCGCGGTGAGGATGACGCCCGCCAGGATCGTCGGCCACTCCGCCGGGTCTCTGATGAGGATGTACCCGATCGTCGACCAAGTGGCCGCCAGGAATGCCGCGGCGACCAGCCACGCACCGGGCTGTCGCATGCCGAGCAGGTCACGCACGTCCTGGTCGGTCGCCGAACTCGGTCGCAGCGCGCTCATGCCGACCACTCCACGACCACCCGGGTGCCGCCGCCGGGGCGCGACTCGACGGTGGCCGCTCCGCCCTCGATGCGGCGGATGCGGCCCAGCACACTGACCGCGATGCCCAGCCGCGATGCCGGCACGTGGGTCGGGTCGAAGCCGCGCCCGTCATCGCGGATATCCACCCGCAGCGACGATGGCGACGCCGATGCGGTCACCGTCGTCGTGGCCTCCGCGCCGGCATGTCGTCGGCTGTTACGAACGGCCTCGGCGCTGGCCGAGGCGATCGCCGACACCACCTCGCCGGGATAGGCGGGCAGTGGGTCATCGACGTGCACGCGCACGGTCAGGGTGGGGTCGACCAGTCCCACCGCCGCCCGTATCTGGCTGATCGCGTCGTGGCCGCCGACCGTCTCGGGTCCGTCACCGGCCGCGGCGCGATCGACGGCGGCCAGCGCCGCACGCGCGTCCTCGGCGAGTTCGGGCGATCCGCCCCGGCGCGAGGCCGTCAGCAAGGTGGACATCACGTTGTCGTGGGTGAGGGCATCGAACCGGCTGCGCTCGGTCGATCGCGCGTCGGCGGCGGCGGCCGCGGCGGTGGCGCGAAACGCCTCCGACCTCGTCTGATCGAGGATGCCGGCGGTGCGGATGGCCATCACCGCGGCGGATACGAAGATCAGCGAATAGGAGCAGCCCCATGCGATGTCGACGAACAGCGGCCCGTTGAGCGTCGCCGGCCGCAGCAGGTGGCTCAGCGCGATGACCGTGGAGTTGACGACGAACAGGTAGCCGAACGCGATGACCGGCCGGAACGCCAGCGCCGCGGCGATGGCGGCGAGGCCGGGGAACTGCGACAGCCAGAGCCCGCCGACCAGGTCGAGCTCCTGCCCCGACCACGCGAACCACCACAGCCCGACCGACACGGCGTATCCGCAGGCCGCCACGCCGGCGACGAGCCGGATCCGCCGGACATCACCCCACCAGCCCGCCGGCGCCATGGCCAGTCCGGTGCCGAAGGTGAGGATGAGCGCGAGCACCGTCCACCACGGCTGCATGTCCGCGGCGGTCTCGACCACCATGGACGCGGTCATCAGGGCGTAGGCGAGGTAGCCGACGGCGACGAACCCCGACAGCAGCCGCAGGATGCGCCGGCCCGCGTACTCGTCGCGTTCATCGCGCGCGTCGGTCACCTCCGGAAGCGCCGCGGTATCGGCAGCCATCCATCCTCGATCGCACGCTTGTAGAGATCGGTCTTGGTGGGCGCGGGCCGCCCGGCGGTGTTGTAGCGCCCGCGGATGCGGTTGACGTAGTCGGTGACGGTCTCGGTGGAGATGTTCATTTCTCTGGCGACCCGCGCCGACGATTCGCCGGCCGCATACAACTCGAGAACGCGGCGCAATTGCGGCGAGAGGTCCACGAAACCGGGATCGGAATCGATCGCCGCCGCCCAATCGATACCGGGCACCGTGTCGCCCGACAATGCGCACCGCATGGCGTCGAGCAATTCCCCCTCCCGCGCATTCTTGCGAACCACACCCATCACTCCGGCGCTCGCCGCCTGACGCACCATGTACATCTCGTCGCCCGAGGTGTACACGAGCGCCGGAACCCCTGCCGCGCGCAATGTCTCGATGTTGGCGATCGACGATGTCCCGTCGCCCAGACGCAGGTCCAGCAGCACCAGATCGATGTCGGTGGTGGTGGCCAGTAGCGCGCTCACCGTCCCGGCGCCCGCGACCAGCTCCATGTCGGGTTGTTCGTCGAGGGTGGCGCGCAACCCGCGGACGATCTGCTCGTGATCGTCCACCACTCCGATGCGCCACGCCCCGCCGGGCCGTTCGGTCATGCCGACATCATCTCTTACCGGTCCGACAGTGGCGGACGAAGGGCGGTATTTCCGTTCATTCCTTCGGACGACATCGACGCTTTCCCGAGGGGAATTCAGAAAATACGACTAATGAGAAGTAGTTCGGGATTGAAACGAAAATGTGACGATTCATGACTGTGCCGCCGGCCGGGGGTCGGCGGGGCGCAACGCCCAGCCCGGAACCCAGTGCGTGACCTTCTCCTGGCGGTCGCGCGCGGTGATCGTGTAGGTCACCTTGCCGTACCACTCACCCCATTCCGACCGCGCCCACGCGGTGAGCACACCGAGGTGGACCGACCGGATCTGCAGGCCGTCGGGGAAGTACTCGCCGGAGTGGTGCGGGGTCTGCGGGTACAGCGCGTTGAGGTCGATGAGCACCGCCTTGTGGCCGACCGGGAAGAACACCGGCCGTCGTGGCTGGCCGCTGTCGCCGCCGATCCACTGCATACCCACACTCGAACATTAGTTCGAGTGTGGGTATGCGCTCAACTCTGCAGCGGAGTGAGGCCAACGTGCCGGTGGGCGACACGTTGGCCTCACTCGCCGGGAGTGTTCGGCGCCCGGTCAGACCTCGGCCTCGACGTCGGGCAGGCTCGCCCAGACGGCGGCCTTCAGGTCGTCGGGGGTGGTGGCCGACTCGATCACCGCTCGCGACGCGTCGTCGGCGATGTCGATGATGGCCAGCAGCAGGTACTCGGGCCGCAGCCGGCGGTCGCCACGCTCTCGCGCGATCTCCACGCCCTTGGCCATGGTCGACCGGGCCGACGCGGCGAACCGCGGTCGACTGCCCCGGCCGCGCGGACCACGGCGGCCTCGCCCGGGCTCCCAGGGCCCGTCCTCGGCAAACGGTCCACCGGGGCCGAAGGGTCCGCCGGGGCCGCCCGGTCCGAACGGGCCGCCACCGGGGCCGAAGCCCTCGCGCCCCCAGGCTTCCCGTCCCCAGCCCTCGGGGCCGCAACCGTCGGGGCCACGTCCGTGGTGGGGGCCATGGCCGTGGCCGTGCCGATGACCGGGGCCACGTCCGCGACCGCGACCGCGTCGACCGCCGGGCCCGCGTTCGGGGCGTCGAGCCCAGCCCTCGGACAGGTCCTCACCGAACCGTCCGCGGACCGCCTCGCGGACCTTGTCGAGGTCGATCCCGATGCTGCGCAGCGCCGCACGGTCCTCGTCGTAGCGTTGTCGGGCCGATTCCTCCTCGGAATCCGTGGCGGTCGCCTCGGACTCGTCGTCGTGTTCGGTGTGATAGGTCCGCACCGCCTCGCGTGCCGTCGGCAGGGTGAGTCCCTGCTCGGCGAGCAGGGTGAACAGCGGACTGCGGGCATTACAGAGCATGCCCAGGATGAGGTGGTCGTTCCCGAGCTGCCGGTGACCGAGGTCGCCGGCCTCTTGCATGGCGAAAGCCATGAGCATTCTGTCGTCGCGGGTGAATCGCTCAAACATTGGTGTCTCCTTCCGGCCCGCTGTCGCGGACCTCGCGGTGTGCATGTTTCTGATGCACGGCCTGGCGGCTGATCTGCAGGACCTCTGCGATCGCCTGCCAGCTCCAGCCGTGGGCGCGGGCATTGGCCACCTGCACGTCCTCGAGCCGGTCGGCCAGGGTGCGCAGCGCGCGGACGGCGGCCAGACCCCGCGCCGGGTCGTCGCTCGCGGCGTCTCCGGCTAGTCCGGAGGTATCGCGATCGGCCATCTCGGCCTGGTCCTGTTCGTCGCGCATGTTGTCAGGTTATGTTGACAGTCGCCTGGTGTCAAGAATTGTTGACAGGTGACCGAGGCGGGTGGCGGCATCACGGCCAGGGGATACGCAGCGGGAAGTCGGGCGTCCGTTCGACATAGCCGCTGGGCTGCTCACCGACGATGACCCGCACGATGTTGCCGAACGCATCGGAGCCGGGGTCGCGCCAATAGTCGCTGTGGCCGTCGACCCCGGCCACCGGCGTCCGCGAACCGTCGGCGCCGGGTGCGTAGAAGCCGGTGTCGAGCCGGAGCACACCGGGTGCGGTGTCGGGATCGTCGCCGTGCGGATTTCCCGGCAGCGCCTGCACGTACTGGATCGGGTCGCCGGGGGCGGTCAGCGAATAGCGCTCGACGTCGGGGTTCGGATTGCGCCACGGGCCGTCGAACACGCCGGTGCCCGCCGACGACGCGTAGACGACCCGGTCGGCGCGCAGCCCGAGTTGTTCGGCGGAACCGACCACCGACCCGCCGTAGGAGTGGCCGATGACGGTCAGCGCCGCGCCGGGCGCGTGTGCGGCGATCTCGGCGTCAAGCTCCGCGGCGAAGCCGACGAGTCCGGGTGCCATCTCCCGCGCGAACCGGGGGGCGGCCGCCGAGTCGTCGAGGGAGGCCGCCGCTGCCCCGGCGGTACCCAGAGCCTGCCCGAGCGGACCCGCAAGCGAACCGAGCATCGCGCCGGCTCCGACGGCGTCGTCGAGACCTTCGTATCCCATCGTCTGCGGCAGGTCGCCGTCGAGGTACACGAACACGGGACCGTCGGTCGCGCGGGCGAGTTCGGTGGCCGCCGCGACACTCTGATCGATGGTGTCGAGGCCGGCGCCGGTACCGGGCACCAACACTGCCGCGTTGCGGGTCTCCGCATCCAGCACACCGACCATCTCGATGACGTGCCCCTGCGCGGTGTTGTCGAAGGCGATGAACCGGCGCCGGGTGCCGTCGGCGCGCGGGCGCAGGAGTTCGGCGAGACGGCGTGCCCGGCGGTCGTCGCCGCGGCCGGCGCGGCGTTCGGCGTCCAGCGCCGCACGGATCGCGAGATCGTTCGCGGCGGTGCGCAATTCGAAGTCCACGCCGTCGAGATTGCCGACGACGTGGGGATCGGCCACTGCGATCTGTCTGCGATCCCCCTCGGTGAGCTGCGACAGGAATGCCCGCCGCGTCGACGGTGTCATCCGGGTCAGCGCGGTCACCACCCGGCCGGCGTCGGCGCTGCTGCCGTCGGGCAGGGTCACACCGGCGCCTCCCCCACCGGCCGACATCGCCGCCACCAGTTGGTCGATCCGCGCGCCTCGTTGCTCGTCGACAGCATCGATGACGCTGAGCCCCTGTCGGATTCGCACTTCGGCAGTTCTCGAACGCTCGTCGGGGCCCGCGCGGCCGGTCACGTGCCCGTCGTCGGTGACGGCATACCCGTCGGCGATAGCGGCATCGACCTCGGCGAGCACGATCTCGCGTGCGTGCGCCAGATCGGCGCCGGCATTCTCGGCCTCGTCGGCGACCTGGACGAGTAGCCGCCGCAGCCGGGCGGCCCGGACGCCGGTGTCGTCGGCGTAGTGGTGCGCCCAGACGGCGGTGGTGCCGGTCCAGTGGGTCGCGTCGACGGCCCGGATGACCTGGCGCGTCGCGCGATCGACGATGTCGGACGCCGCATGCGCTGCGGCGCCGGCCGCGGTGACGGCGTCGGGTCGCCACTCTCGCAGTTCGGAGATGGTCGGCCGCATCAGCGCCGCGACCGCAGCTCCCGGGCGGACGCGTCGTCGGCGTCGCGGATTCCGGTCACGAAGTCGGTGAGCACGGTACTCATCTCTTCCAGACGCCCGCGCAGCGAATCCGCCGCACCGCGGATCACGTCGTCGGCGTCGAGCAGGGCACGCATCGTCCGACCCTGCGGGGGTGGCGCCGAACCCTGCTGTCGGACAACCAGTTCGATGGCCGCCACACGTATCGCCTCGGCACGCGAGGTGCGCGCGGCGGCGACGATCTCCGCAGGCGCCGCAACAAGGGAAGCCGCAACACGGGAATCGGGGGACGAGAGTGGCATCGGGGGCTCCTTACCGGGCCGAGCGAGAACATGAGCGACGAAACATGTCGTCGGTCAGTTGGACGCATCAGCCGCGCCGGCGGTTCCCGGGACCTTGCCGCCGTGGTTCCTCCGCGGCGAGTTGCAGCTCCTCGAATCCGGCCAGCCGATCGCGAGCGGGCCCGCCGAGTTCCTTGGCCACCAGCGACACCAGGAGTTCCACCAGCATGAAGCCGTGCGTCATGGAATCGAACGGCCCCGGACCGGCGTGACTGGTCGGGAACACCCAGGTGGCCAACGAGGCCAGCGGTGAGAGGTACCGGTCGGTCACCAGGATCAGCTGAGCACCCCGGTCGGCTGCAGCCATTCCCCAGTCGATGGTGGCGTGCTGGTAACGGCGATAGTCGAAGAGGATGACCACCGTCTGTGTGCCGACGTCGATCTGCGCGGCCATCTGGTCGCCGGAGTTCGGCGGGACCTCGACGACATCGGTACGCAGCATATGCAGGTACCGCGCCAGCTGCGTGGCCAGCACCGAACTGAACCGACCGCCCACGCACATCACCGAATTGGCGGGATCGGCCACCGCGGAGACCGCCTCCTGCAGCTCCGACACCACCAGACTGCCGATGGTCGAGCGCAGACCGTCCGTGTACAGCGTCGCCGCAGAGCTCAGCGCCGACTCCTCGGCCACCGACTCGTCGGCGTCCGGGTAGACGGCGACCGGCGAGAACAGCCGCGTCTGCACCTCCTCGCGCAACGCCTCCTGAAACGCGCCGTAGCCGGAGAACCCGAGCTTGCCGACCAAACGCAGGGCAGTGGGGGCACTGACGTCGGCTTCGGCGGCGAGCTGTGCGATGGGAACCAGCCCCGCCGTCGGATACGAATCGGTCAGCGCCGCCACCACCCGCATCTCCCCCGGCGCCAACGTGTGCCGCACCTGTCGGATTCGTTGCGCGACCGTGCCCTCGCTGGGCGGCCCCTCCGTCATCGCGTCAGCCCCGTCATATCTGGGGAGTCTAAGTG containing:
- a CDS encoding sensor histidine kinase, giving the protein MAADTAALPEVTDARDERDEYAGRRILRLLSGFVAVGYLAYALMTASMVVETAADMQPWWTVLALILTFGTGLAMAPAGWWGDVRRIRLVAGVAACGYAVSVGLWWFAWSGQELDLVGGLWLSQFPGLAAIAAALAFRPVIAFGYLFVVNSTVIALSHLLRPATLNGPLFVDIAWGCSYSLIFVSAAVMAIRTAGILDQTRSEAFRATAAAAAADARSTERSRFDALTHDNVMSTLLTASRRGGSPELAEDARAALAAVDRAAAGDGPETVGGHDAISQIRAAVGLVDPTLTVRVHVDDPLPAYPGEVVSAIASASAEAVRNSRRHAGAEATTTVTASASPSSLRVDIRDDGRGFDPTHVPASRLGIAVSVLGRIRRIEGGAATVESRPGGGTRVVVEWSA
- a CDS encoding MurR/RpiR family transcriptional regulator; this translates as MTEGPPSEGTVAQRIRQVRHTLAPGEMRVVAALTDSYPTAGLVPIAQLAAEADVSAPTALRLVGKLGFSGYGAFQEALREEVQTRLFSPVAVYPDADESVAEESALSSAATLYTDGLRSTIGSLVVSELQEAVSAVADPANSVMCVGGRFSSVLATQLARYLHMLRTDVVEVPPNSGDQMAAQIDVGTQTVVILFDYRRYQHATIDWGMAAADRGAQLILVTDRYLSPLASLATWVFPTSHAGPGPFDSMTHGFMLVELLVSLVAKELGGPARDRLAGFEELQLAAEEPRRQGPGNRRRG
- a CDS encoding DUF3376 domain-containing protein, yielding MTTSRADTDAADGRRPTLRIALAMRGGVSMAVWIGGAVAEFDVLRRALLDTDADPVCPDDRCPADARAACPRRIARNRRAEVYRRMVREAGYDHVEFDILAGASAGGLNAILFALAQSYGVATDDIVLRMWKDRGGLWDLLRRPGVARVSSILRGDDQFLTIAADTLAEIAEAATHADRTEQTAVERLTVELAATVLPDPQEPGLSNQAGFTFMRRPGGLRTRFSTIPGISDETLADSAVQRARSLGRMALAARATSSFPGAFEPASVHSVTGASADGVRRTNAGDERGVGRIRLTIRTITGWFRLEPIDWQRWVERNRVWNMAPVFPYARSARSAGGCERLGRDCDRFDVVDGGVFDNIPIGRALRAIQRATATEESHRHLLYLDPQPPAATYPTMLPDDVRFDPTTDGGVPTDRQSMLRRLRDADTGVDWVQVIRASMALRTRTETADDEIVAVQEYNERCASIAHRLTSLAGVLDADRPADIASWLPGYLEARIGRDIPAVADLLRNPREHFCVPPFGGVDLPDKRPDPTVVAAEITALYVGFGDDTGSDAARETFISGDVDGLADTAVLLVAWVQALGHAASADLVRSKDVLYRCLAMLLYVRHETMYRELLFSGGDDTGGDDGDRTVPIRDRLRAALNGQSDWRIAAELVAAIAPVSSDEAVADADFYRLLVEMGARRADGESPLLPTIRTVLDNELRCIRAATHALPDRAGLGIYGALADVADPSAFHLVRLCLPAGIPTTAMGVNFAAITGDNPATEVGGLDLTPLREAAVQKQTQQWVRKKIDPAQINPTIITDAVEHTNQLARADMKLAGTELHRFGGFLSRRWRENDWYWGRLDAATGILGLLTKMGAPEPPDADDPRRLILAEGDELCRAGTDATTEPLKQRLATVGGESLADLTPLYRFALVSRILPLAVRGLQPSSRSGGLVTRAVRMAALIMARPVAVIACLFADTLRLLGALAVSCTAAALLGAAMTDTAGQRMFLSVIVAIGVVSFVLGRGVRKRWRVVVHHFDAGRTKRLDDETRKKRFGVWPEVIAASRRRAAIRYWANIVVGVVFVAGAGWLIVWPQWWLEVGSELMVLVVVACGLLMWWLYRRSLTARPLPRPSGGRVAALVATGVLYVIAATAATLLAWYPCTDTPELDRCVRPLDVIDALPKWGWVTSFLDWGVAQVGHSGQLLTATTVTVVVSATVLALISVWGWTPWYFMVGEAVVIAALALVGLLIVAAFDGLDNPVTDLLPVAIWLIGMGVMHQLTKPIHAGLLAASGRDIFRERWRLVSQMRGRWADAEAPER
- a CDS encoding alpha/beta hydrolase, which encodes MRPTISELREWRPDAVTAAGAAAHAASDIVDRATRQVIRAVDATHWTGTTAVWAHHYADDTGVRAARLRRLLVQVADEAENAGADLAHAREIVLAEVDAAIADGYAVTDDGHVTGRAGPDERSRTAEVRIRQGLSVIDAVDEQRGARIDQLVAAMSAGGGGAGVTLPDGSSADAGRVVTALTRMTPSTRRAFLSQLTEGDRRQIAVADPHVVGNLDGVDFELRTAANDLAIRAALDAERRAGRGDDRRARRLAELLRPRADGTRRRFIAFDNTAQGHVIEMVGVLDAETRNAAVLVPGTGAGLDTIDQSVAAATELARATDGPVFVYLDGDLPQTMGYEGLDDAVGAGAMLGSLAGPLGQALGTAGAAAASLDDSAAAPRFAREMAPGLVGFAAELDAEIAAHAPGAALTVIGHSYGGSVVGSAEQLGLRADRVVYASSAGTGVFDGPWRNPNPDVERYSLTAPGDPIQYVQALPGNPHGDDPDTAPGVLRLDTGFYAPGADGSRTPVAGVDGHSDYWRDPGSDAFGNIVRVIVGEQPSGYVERTPDFPLRIPWP
- a CDS encoding helix-turn-helix domain-containing protein translates to MRDEQDQAEMADRDTSGLAGDAASDDPARGLAAVRALRTLADRLEDVQVANARAHGWSWQAIAEVLQISRQAVHQKHAHREVRDSGPEGDTNV
- a CDS encoding response regulator transcription factor, with the translated sequence MTERPGGAWRIGVVDDHEQIVRGLRATLDEQPDMELVAGAGTVSALLATTTDIDLVLLDLRLGDGTSSIANIETLRAAGVPALVYTSGDEMYMVRQAASAGVMGVVRKNAREGELLDAMRCALSGDTVPGIDWAAAIDSDPGFVDLSPQLRRVLELYAAGESSARVAREMNISTETVTDYVNRIRGRYNTAGRPAPTKTDLYKRAIEDGWLPIPRRFRR
- a CDS encoding LuxR family transcriptional regulator; this encodes MLSDREVDVLVRWVADRPMREIARDLFITDATVRTHLVRIRGKYRAAGRPATTKIALLVRAIEDGYTTINEIAASVGRANAPAAQPCDGAVRRPGRLAG
- a CDS encoding Clp protease N-terminal domain-containing protein, with translation MFERFTRDDRMLMAFAMQEAGDLGHRQLGNDHLILGMLCNARSPLFTLLAEQGLTLPTAREAVRTYHTEHDDESEATATDSEEESARQRYDEDRAALRSIGIDLDKVREAVRGRFGEDLSEGWARRPERGPGGRRGRGRGRGPGHRHGHGHGPHHGRGPDGCGPEGWGREAWGREGFGPGGGPFGPGGPGGPFGPGGPFAEDGPWEPGRGRRGPRGRGSRPRFAASARSTMAKGVEIARERGDRRLRPEYLLLAIIDIADDASRAVIESATTPDDLKAAVWASLPDVEAEV